In the genome of Lacerta agilis isolate rLacAgi1 chromosome 2, rLacAgi1.pri, whole genome shotgun sequence, one region contains:
- the PPARG gene encoding peroxisome proliferator-activated receptor gamma isoform X1 gives MVDTEMPFWPMNFGISPVDFSGMDEHSHSFDIKPFTTVDFSSLSSQHYEDLPPLTRTDQMAVDYKYDVKFQECQNEIKMEPPSPPYFSEKVQMYNKPHEETSNSLMAIECRVCGDKASGFHYGVHACEGCKGFFRRTIRLKLIYDRCDLNCRIHKKSRNKCQYCRFQKCLAVGMSHNAIRFGRMPQAEKEKLLAEISSDIDQLNPESADLRALAKLLYDSYIKSFPLTKAKARAILTGKATDKSPFVIYDMNSLKMGEDQIKCKHLTPMQEQNKEVAIRIFQRCQFRSVEAVQEITEFAKNIPGFVSLDLNDQVTLLKYGVHEIIYTLLASMMNKDGVLISNGQGFMTREFLKSLRKPFCDFMEPKFEFAVKFNALELDDSDLAIFIAVIILSGDRPGLINVKPIEDIQDNLLQALELQLKLNHPESSQLFAKLLQKMTDLRQIVTEHVQLLQIIKKTETDMSLHPLLQEIYKDLY, from the exons ATGGTTGATACAGAAATGCCGTTTTGGCCCATGAACTTTGGAATTAGCCCAGTGGACTTCTCAGGGATGGATGAGCACTCACATTCCTTTGATATAAAGCCTTTCACTACAGTTGATTTTTCAAGCCTTTCTTCACAACATTATGAGGACCTTCCTCCTCTCACAAGAACTGACCAGATGGCTGTTGACTATAAATATGACGTGAAGTTTCAAGAATGCCAAA ATGAAATCAAGATGGAGCCTCCTTCTCCACCATACTTCTCAGAAAAAGTGCAGATGTACAATAAACCTCATGAAGAGACCTCCAATTCTCTAATGGCTATTGAATGCAGGGTTTGCGGAGACAAAGCGTCTGGATTCCATTACGGAGTGCATGCATGTGAAGGCTGCAAG GGTTTCTTTCGCAGAACAATCCGGCTAAAGTTAATCTATGATCGGTGTGATCTCAACTGTCGCATTCATaagaaaagcagaaataaatgtCAGTACTGCAGATTCCAGAAATGCCTTGCAGTTGGAATGTCACATAATG CTATCCGGTTTGGGCGAATGCCACAGGCTGAGAAGGAGAAGCTATTGGCGGAGATTTCTAGTGATATCGACCAGCTAAATCCCGAGTCTGCTGACCTGCGGGCCCTTGCCAAGCTCCTGTATGATTCATACATAAAGTCCTTCCCGCTAACCAAAGCCAAGGCGAGGGCGATCTTGACAGGAAAGGCAACAGACAAGTCG CCATTTGTCATTTATGACATGAATTCCTTAAAGATGGGAGAAGACCAGATCAAGTGCAAACATCTGACCCCCATGCAAGAGCAGAATAAAGAGGTTGCCATCCGTATCTTCCAGCGCTGCCAGTTCCGTTCCGTCGAGGCTGTTCAAGAGATCACAGAATTTGCCAAAAATATTCCAGGTTTTGTAAGTCTAGACCTGAACGACCAAGTAACTCTCCTGAAATATGGGGTTCATGAGATCATCTACACACTCCTTGCCTCCATGATGAATAAAGATGGTGTTCTCATTTCCAATGGACAAGGGTTCATGACTCGGGAGTTCCTGAAGAGCCTCCGGAAACCCTTTTGTGACTTTATGGAGCCCAAGTTTGAGTTTGCTGTCAAATTCAACGCACTGGAATTAGACGACAGTGACCTGGCAATATTTATAGCTGTCATTATTCTTAGTGGAG ATCGCCCTGGATTAATAAATGTGAAGCCCATTGAAGATATCCAAGACAATTTGCTGCAAGCTTTAGAACTCCAGTTGAAGCTGAATCACCCAGAGTCATCACAGCTGTTTgcaaaattgctgcagaaaatgACAGACCTCAGACAGATTGTAACAGAACATGTGCAGCTGTTGCAAATTATAAAGAAAACGGAGACAGATATGAGCCTTCATCCACTCCTACAAGAAATTTACAAAGACTTGTATTAA
- the PPARG gene encoding peroxisome proliferator-activated receptor gamma isoform X2 — MVDTEMPFWPMNFGISPVDFSGMDEHSHSFDIKPFTTVDFSSLSSQHYEDLPPLTRTDQMAVDYKYDVKFQECQNEIKMEPPSPPYFSEKVQMYNKPHEETSNSLMAIECRVCGDKASGFHYGVHACEGCKGFFRRTIRLKLIYDRCDLNCRIHKKSRNKCQYCRFQKCLAVGMSHNAIRFGRMPQAEKEKLLAEISSDIDQLNPESADLRALAKLLYDSYIKSFPLTKAKARAILTGKATDKSIALD; from the exons ATGGTTGATACAGAAATGCCGTTTTGGCCCATGAACTTTGGAATTAGCCCAGTGGACTTCTCAGGGATGGATGAGCACTCACATTCCTTTGATATAAAGCCTTTCACTACAGTTGATTTTTCAAGCCTTTCTTCACAACATTATGAGGACCTTCCTCCTCTCACAAGAACTGACCAGATGGCTGTTGACTATAAATATGACGTGAAGTTTCAAGAATGCCAAA ATGAAATCAAGATGGAGCCTCCTTCTCCACCATACTTCTCAGAAAAAGTGCAGATGTACAATAAACCTCATGAAGAGACCTCCAATTCTCTAATGGCTATTGAATGCAGGGTTTGCGGAGACAAAGCGTCTGGATTCCATTACGGAGTGCATGCATGTGAAGGCTGCAAG GGTTTCTTTCGCAGAACAATCCGGCTAAAGTTAATCTATGATCGGTGTGATCTCAACTGTCGCATTCATaagaaaagcagaaataaatgtCAGTACTGCAGATTCCAGAAATGCCTTGCAGTTGGAATGTCACATAATG CTATCCGGTTTGGGCGAATGCCACAGGCTGAGAAGGAGAAGCTATTGGCGGAGATTTCTAGTGATATCGACCAGCTAAATCCCGAGTCTGCTGACCTGCGGGCCCTTGCCAAGCTCCTGTATGATTCATACATAAAGTCCTTCCCGCTAACCAAAGCCAAGGCGAGGGCGATCTTGACAGGAAAGGCAACAGACAAGTCG ATCGCCCTGGATTAA